TAACCGCCATCACATACCAGTATCACTTCAATTTGGTCAAAATTGATACCGATTTGATTATTTATTGATGATAATACCACTGCTAATTGAGATTCTTGCTCATTCTTATAAGGTATATAATAGATACTAATTTTTTCATGATGGATTCCTTTATCATTTTAAAAAGAAAAACAGTTAAGTTCATTAAACAAACTTAACTGTTTTTCAGTTTACTTAATATGGTTCTTTAACTAAAGTATCAATAAACTACATTACTGTCATTTCATATTCAGTTCTAGCATTTAACAATCCGATCCTTCCCTTGTTTTTGACTAATATTTTCAATAGTATTAAGTAAATTCACACTAAATTAAGAATGAGAAAAACACAATGAGGAATATATTAGTGTATTTAACTAGTATTTTAGGCTTCAATGCATATAGTTTTGATATACAGACAAATAAAAAAGAGATAATTTATTCAGCTTTTGACTTTGATTTTTCAAACGCATTTCGTTTTGCCAAACTGGCTAAAAAACACACCTACAGTTTAGTTAACTCGAATAATTTTTTTGTAATTGGTATTTTAATTAATCAAAATCAATTAATTTTATTAGTTCCAAACTTCACTATTTTTAATTATTTAGAAAAAGATTTAAATTTATTATTCATATTGTCACGACTGAAATTGCTTTGTCAGCTCATATATGAAATATTTAGTAATGAAATTGCACCTAAAGAGGATGTTTATATTGGCGGAATACAATCTACCAAGAAACACTTTCACTCAATGAATTGAACATCAAGTTATTACGAACAATCTTAAATCATGATAAAAATCAATTTTTATTTTGGAAAAATAGACTATTAAAAAACAAAATTTTAATTTGTGAATTGAACAGTGTATATGCTCAAAATACGTTGATCGAATATACAACCCTTTTAAGTAATTTAATAATAAACAATGGATATCCTTGTAACGATATTTATGCCATAAAAAAGAAAATATATGCGATAATAGCTGAAAACAATGCTTATCCTATAAATACTGAAATATTAAGTCAAATAATTTGTTTATTTTTTGATTTGCTACTAAATGAAACATATAGTTCAGAAATAGAATCTTCTCAAAAAATTAAAAATCATATTGACCGTAATATAACGCAATCTCTAACTTTATCTGATATTGCAAGAAATTTACATATGCCATTAAAGGAACTTAATCTGCAATTCAAAGCCAAATATGATTTAACAATCAATCAATATATTCGTCGAAGAAAAATTGATATTTCCAAAAATTTGCTTTATGCAACTAATTTAAGTTTTCAAGATATTGCAACATTTGTAGGATTTAATAGTCAGAGTTACTTTATTACTACTTTCAAAGCAATAGTCGGACAAACGCCTTCTGATTATCGTAAAAATAACAAACAGCAAAATCTTGCTTGAACACAAAAAGATGTCAGAGCTCCTCGTTCTGACATCTTTTCAAATCAATTTTAATGAAATACGAATAATAAAATTATCGTTAATATGGCTAGACCAGCCTGCTTAAAGACAATAGGTTTGTTACCACTTGGTATGCTACCATATAATCCCACAATTGTAATATACAACATTATAAAAAATATAATATAATACGCCAACGCCAATTAATCCATTGCAAATACCTTGATTTTTAAACAAAATTTGCACATTTTTATTAGCTAATTCTTCTGAACTCAGATTATATGTTTTGCTAGTAGCTTTGGAAATTGTCGCAAAGGTTCCCAGAAACATACTGTAGAAAAATTCTAGACCTACCAAATACTAAATATATTAATAAAAAGGCGCATGTCTTTCTTTTATGTTTGATTAGCAAGTCTATGACTAATTATTTTGCTTACTTTCCCATTTGTTGCACTTCTTCTCTAACAAATTTAATAGTTCTTCTTTGGAAATTCCTGATTTTACAAGTAACGTACTAATCACCATCAAACTATCAACTAATTCTTCTTGATAATCTTTTTCGTTTTTATCTTTGTAATCACTGCCCGAAGCATGTGCCATTGATAAATATGCTTGCGATACTTCACCAACCTCTTCCGATAACTTTAAAAGCATTTGCTCATTTGTTTTGTTCTCTTTTTTTGAAAGTTTAATTATCCGCTCAATCATAAAAATCCTCCTAAAAGCCTATAGATACTTATTAATAAGGATGGTTATCGTACTCCTCCCATGCCTCATGTGAATCTTGAATGCGCTTAAACATTTTTTCCATTTCAATTAATGTAAAAGACGTCACCACTGGACGACCATGAGGACAATTATAAGGGTTCTCAGTCGAGGCAAGTGATTCGAGCAACGTCCGAGCTTGTAAGTCGCTTAAATGCATATTGGCACGGACTGATCGTTTACAACTCATCATGATTGCTGTCCGCTCACGAAATTCGGCAACTGTTAAATTACCGTCTCGTAATATCCAATCAACCATTTCTTTAATCGTTTCAGTCTCTTGGCCCTTTTCAAACCATGTTGGGTGTTCACGAACAATCACTGTTGTCGGCCCGAAAGGTTCTAGCGTCAAGCCAATAGCCTCTAATTCGGCTTCCTTATCGGCAATCTTCAACATATCAGATACAGAATAGTTAATGGTGATTGGCACTAACATTCGTTGCTTATCTGTGCCAACCTGACCAATTTCTTTTCGATAATATTCATACTTCACACGTTCTTGTGCAGCATGTTGGTCAATCAAATAGAATCCTTCGCTACTTTGAGCAAATAAAAACGTACCATGCATTTGTCCAATATACTCTAGGTTGGGGAATCCACTCGGTTTCTTTGGCGAAATGTCTAACTCCTCTTGAGTTGATATATCTGGCTTATTATAGCTAGATATATCTTCAGAAACTTGCACAGTTATTTCATCATCAAATATTGGCAAGTTAGGTTCGTGAGCATATTTTTGAGTAAACTCATTAACTGCATCGTTCATCAAATCTGCCTCTTGATTGATGACCACTTCATTGCTATCTAGACCTGTATTGATCGCAATAGTTTGTTCCATATCTGGCTTAGCCCATGGTGCTACTTGCTTTGGTGCTGGTGGCTCAATTTTGTTAGTCTGGGCCTGTCCATATAGGTTTTCATAAGCATCTGGAATTAAATTTTCATCAGCAAAGCAAGATTTAACAGTATCAATAATTAATGCTGATAGTTCGGTTTCTTTTGATAATCGAATTTCAGCTTTTTGCGGATGGACGTTAACATCAACTAATAAAGGATCTGTATTAATGTTGATGACACCCATTGGAAAACGACCAACCATCAGCTTTGACCCATATCCACGAATAACTGCGTTTGATACGGAAAAATTTTTGATAAAACGACCATTAACCAATATCGTTAAGTAATCCCGCGAACCACGCGTAAGCTCTGGTAATGACACAAACCCTGTAATATTAAAATCATCATCTTCGCCAGCAATTGAACGCATTTTTTGCGCAACGTCACGTCCATATATCGCAGCGATAACACGTTGCTGATTACCATCTCCATTTGTTTGCAAAATATTACGTCCG
The Leuconostoc suionicum genome window above contains:
- a CDS encoding helix-turn-helix domain-containing protein, which translates into the protein MNIKLLRTILNHDKNQFLFWKNRLLKNKILICELNSVYAQNTLIEYTTLLSNLIINNGYPCNDIYAIKKKIYAIIAENNAYPINTEILSQIICLFFDLLLNETYSSEIESSQKIKNHIDRNITQSLTLSDIARNLHMPLKELNLQFKAKYDLTINQYIRRRKIDISKNLLYATNLSFQDIATFVGFNSQSYFITTFKAIVGQTPSDYRKNNKQQNLA
- a CDS encoding MazG-like family protein, whose translation is MIERIIKLSKKENKTNEQMLLKLSEEVGEVSQAYLSMAHASGSDYKDKNEKDYQEELVDSLMVISTLLVKSGISKEELLNLLEKKCNKWESKQNN
- the mutL gene encoding DNA mismatch repair endonuclease MutL: MRIHELSNLLANQIAAGEVIERPASVVKELVENAIDAGATQIDVIVEEAGESLIRVVDNGEGINPEDVPLAFTRHATSKISNRHDLFNIMSLGFRGEALPSIAAISDVTLNTTTQDAPSGIMYHIKGGKQVSATPANGRRGTVVSVRDLFYNTPARLKYLKRPQTELSRIADIMNRIALSYTNVAFTVTSDGRNILQTNGDGNQQRVIAAIYGRDVAQKMRSIAGEDDDFNITGFVSLPELTRGSRDYLTILVNGRFIKNFSVSNAVIRGYGSKLMVGRFPMGVININTDPLLVDVNVHPQKAEIRLSKETELSALIIDTVKSCFADENLIPDAYENLYGQAQTNKIEPPAPKQVAPWAKPDMEQTIAINTGLDSNEVVINQEADLMNDAVNEFTQKYAHEPNLPIFDDEITVQVSEDISSYNKPDISTQEELDISPKKPSGFPNLEYIGQMHGTFLFAQSSEGFYLIDQHAAQERVKYEYYRKEIGQVGTDKQRMLVPITINYSVSDMLKIADKEAELEAIGLTLEPFGPTTVIVREHPTWFEKGQETETIKEMVDWILRDGNLTVAEFRERTAIMMSCKRSVRANMHLSDLQARTLLESLASTENPYNCPHGRPVVTSFTLIEMEKMFKRIQDSHEAWEEYDNHPY